A window from gamma proteobacterium SS-5 encodes these proteins:
- a CDS encoding IS66 family transposase, whose translation MIIDNIPVEQTLESVRRQLDEEKNLSPALRASLELLLTLTTLLLNRLGLNSRNSSKPPSTDPNRKKAGKNGNNNTPGAQKGHTGHHLELVDDPDHVEWLPVDRATLPTDGIFRCIGYERRQVFDIHISRVVTEYRAEILADAREQRVVAPFPDHVKVKTQYAAGVKIHSVYMSLFQLLPYQRIEEHFADQFGLPLSAGSLYNFNKEVYEMLAPFEDWAKRELSRALLLHADETGINIGGKRKWLHVLCSATLTLLMPHDKRGGEAIAAMGVLPGYTGTLVHDHWKPYYQLLCYHALCNAHHLRELERAWEQDQQQWAKQVQELLLEINKAVDEAGGVLNSTQAEAFRERYRQLLKAGQIECPPPDESQRKSGQRGRLKRSKSRNLLERLIQFETDVLRFMVERDVPFTNNQGERDLRMSKVQQKISGCFRSELGARIFARIRSYLSTCQKNGVSSEQALRLLYEGRWPDFMGMTPE comes from the coding sequence ATGATAATCGACAACATCCCGGTCGAGCAGACCCTCGAGTCGGTCAGACGGCAGCTCGACGAGGAGAAAAACCTCTCACCGGCGCTGCGTGCATCGCTGGAGCTGCTGCTGACCCTGACCACGTTGCTGTTGAACCGACTGGGTCTCAATAGCCGCAACAGCTCCAAGCCCCCGTCCACTGACCCCAATCGCAAGAAGGCGGGGAAAAACGGCAACAACAATACCCCCGGTGCCCAGAAAGGCCATACGGGCCACCACCTGGAACTGGTCGATGATCCGGACCATGTCGAGTGGCTCCCGGTGGATCGTGCCACGCTTCCCACCGATGGCATCTTCCGGTGTATCGGCTATGAGCGCCGCCAGGTGTTCGATATCCACATTTCCCGGGTGGTCACGGAATATCGGGCCGAGATCCTGGCCGATGCACGGGAGCAACGCGTGGTCGCTCCCTTCCCGGATCATGTCAAGGTCAAGACCCAGTACGCCGCCGGGGTCAAAATCCACTCGGTTTACATGTCGCTGTTCCAACTGCTGCCCTACCAGCGCATCGAGGAGCACTTTGCCGATCAGTTCGGCCTTCCCTTGAGTGCCGGCAGCCTCTACAACTTCAACAAGGAGGTTTACGAAATGCTGGCCCCGTTTGAGGACTGGGCAAAGCGCGAGCTGTCGCGGGCGCTCCTGTTGCATGCCGACGAGACCGGGATCAACATCGGCGGAAAACGCAAATGGCTGCATGTGCTATGCAGTGCCACCCTGACCCTGCTGATGCCCCATGACAAACGCGGTGGCGAGGCCATAGCGGCGATGGGGGTCCTTCCCGGGTACACCGGCACCCTGGTACACGACCACTGGAAGCCCTACTACCAGCTTCTTTGTTACCACGCGTTGTGCAACGCTCACCACCTGCGGGAGCTGGAGCGCGCCTGGGAGCAGGATCAACAGCAGTGGGCCAAACAGGTGCAGGAACTGCTGCTGGAGATCAACAAAGCTGTCGATGAGGCGGGCGGTGTGTTGAACAGCACGCAGGCCGAGGCCTTCCGGGAACGATACCGACAACTGCTCAAAGCGGGACAGATCGAGTGTCCACCACCGGATGAGTCTCAGCGGAAATCGGGACAGCGGGGCCGGCTGAAACGATCCAAATCTCGAAACCTGCTGGAACGGTTGATTCAGTTCGAGACCGATGTCCTGCGCTTCATGGTGGAACGCGACGTGCCCTTTACCAACAATCAGGGAGAACGGGATCTGCGCATGAGCAAAGTTCAGCAGAAGATCTCCGGCTGTTTCCGTTCAGAGCTCGGGGCAAGAATCTTTGCACGCATCCGCAGCTATCTGTCCACCTGCCAGAAAAATGGGGTATCTTCCGAACAGGCATTGCGGCTCCTCTACGAGGGGCGGTGGC